The Enterobacter asburiae genomic sequence TGTTGCGGTGAACCTTCCCCTTCATAGCTCCAGTGTGATGCGAATGCTGAAGCCGAGATCATGCTCAGCGCCAGCAGCGCTGCCTTGCCTGTAACGTGTGTCATCATATTCTTCCGGTGAATTTTTGTAATACAAATCAGCATGATTTGTAGGGTTATTTTACCGAAGAATGAACGGGGGAGAGAGGATTATCAGAGGGGGAGAGGCGTGGTCAGATGACCACGCCAAATGCTTATTTTTTACGACCGGTGATGCGGCACCACTCTTCTTTTTCTACCACCGGGTCAAGGGCAAAGAGATCGGCGTAGGCTTCACACACGCTGTCGGCCTGGCTCGCCAGGATACCGGAAAGACCCAGCAGACCGCCCTCAACGGGCAGCACGCTGATTAACGGAGCCAGTTCGCGCAGTGGGCCCGCCAGAATGTTTGCGACCACCACATCGGCTTTCATGGCTTCTGGCTGTGCATCCGGCAGATACAGCTCCAGACGATCGGAGACGCCGTTACGCTCGGCATTATCGCGGCTGGCCTGAATAGCCTGCGGATCGATATCGATCCCGATGGCTTTTGCCGCGCCCAGCTTCAGGGCTGCAATCGCGAGGATCCCGGATCCACAGCCGAAGTCGATCACTGTCTTACCGTCCAGATCCAGACCATCCAGCCACTGCAGGCACAGGGACGTGGTGGGGTGAGTACCGGTACCAAACGCCAGGCCCGGGTCGA encodes the following:
- the prmA gene encoding 50S ribosomal protein L11 methyltransferase; amino-acid sequence: MPWIQLKLNTTGANAEELSDALMEAGSVSITFQDTHDTPVFEPLPGETRLWGDTDVIGLFDAETDMKEVVAILENHPLLGAGFVHKIEQLEDKDWEREWMDNFHPMQFGKRLWICPSWRDVPDENAVNVMLDPGLAFGTGTHPTTSLCLQWLDGLDLDGKTVIDFGCGSGILAIAALKLGAAKAIGIDIDPQAIQASRDNAERNGVSDRLELYLPDAQPEAMKADVVVANILAGPLRELAPLISVLPVEGGLLGLSGILASQADSVCEAYADLFALDPVVEKEEWCRITGRKK